AAaagaatttaaatattggGAATAATGGTATAATGACTGTACATGTAAGAAAAGGAGGCACTAAAATAGATggatgttatttttataaaaatgtaccTCAAAATAGCTTTTTAAAAGAGAGTATAAAAATGGGTTCTAATGTAGAATGTAAATTCGAAAGTGATGGAAGTTTAGAATATTTTGGTATCCAATGTCCAGCTCAAAAtggattatttttatcaccaaataattgtttttcTCAAATGTATACAGAATCAAATGAAttagtaaatataaaaaatgtggaTCCTGATTTTGAAGTATTTTCAGATAATAAAGGATTATCCTATCTAAAAATATCGCAGACATATTTAGGATATTCAAAATTAACGTGCTACTGTAATGATAAAGATATAGTTAGTAACATAGATGGAACACCATTGACtcaacaaaataaaataacaattgAATTCAACATttctaataaaaataattcaggAATTCAAAAAACGAATTATGCAGATGTATCGAATTTTTTAGTTGgatatgaatttttaaataaaaaagcaaCCCCaatttatagaaaaaaacatatttgtgattttacaaaaaaatcgaatTCTCTTGAACCCGTGgatgaaaaagatataattgATTCATGTTATATACATCTAGAACAAAATCTAAATATGGTTCAAGTTAAATGtccaaaaattataaaaaatgatgatgatatttttgatataaaCACAGCAATAGATACGAATCTAAGATCAAGAAGTAGTCACCAAAATAATCTACATCTAGATAATAGAAATATAGAACCCGAAGAATTagagaaatataaaaatatagaatacATACcagaaaatgatgaagtAATGCATCtagataaaaaagaaaagttaGAGGACATACTACCAGgtgttattatattagacaaaaataaaatgtttaaagaaaaaggaCATTTCAGTTTTGTTACTCCATTAATTgtagaaaatttattaatattaaaaatatattgtgaTAATAGTAAGACAATAATTGATAATAAGAAAGGTAAAAAAGGTATTACAGTGATAAGGGTTTCTCAAAAtacaacaaaaaataaattttatggaTGTGATTTTTCAGGTAATCCTAAAAAAACATTCTATTATTCTCATGTTTATGATttagaaaaacaaaatgaattttgTGAAATAGAATTAAAAGAAGATATAGTAGTTAGTTTAAATTGTCCAACGGGTAAGATTAATcctaaaaattgttttagaaatgtgtatataaaaagtaatatGGATGAAGAAACAAcagaaaatatagaaaatatatttaacgAAATAAAAGTTATAGATGCagattattttataaataattcatcaacctttttgataatttcaAAGATCACTAAAAAAGAGtttgatttttattgtacatgtgaaaattataaaaccCAAAATGTAggaacaatatatattaaaaattatgaatatcTAGGTTCAAAAcccaaatataaaaataaacaagtTTCCTACATAGATGTAGTTCCATACTATTTAAACGATACTTATGTTTGTGATTTTACTGAAAACCATTATTCAATTTtacaaagaaaaaatattaacattGAAGAGATACTAAAAAGATATTTACAAAtggttaaaaaatatgaacatgaAGAATATAACcattataatttgaatctaaaattaaaaaaagaaattatgaaaaagcaatatatagaatatttaaaacaaaaaattaaagaattTGAAGAGAACCCatttaatattacaaaatatgttaatCAATTAATATCATTTAGATGTAATATTGATTTGAATCCATTTGATAAATTTGTGATCAAATGTCCACCAAAAAATAGAGGTAATACAGATGTAAACAGTCAGGATTATTTTGATTCAACAAATACAATTATTGATGGAGTTaagtttgaaaattttacatATCGATCTAATCTAGGacttaatgaaaataaaatggtggaaaaattaaataaagttTTATTTGGATCTCtcttaataaataaaaataaaaaatcatcTTTTTTTGAACAAGGGTCATTAGAATTGATTATTTCTCCATATTCTGAatcttcaaaaaatattgttttttcatGTGAATATTTAGAGAAAGATGAATCCAAAAGAATTATGGGTACTGcatctatatttataaaaaaaaacgataaaaaaatattaggaTGTCATTTTATTGATAAGTCATTTGATGTAAACTCTTTAgaagaaacaaataaacATCTAACATCGAtggcatataaaaataattcatttgtATTTGAAGTAGACTTGATTGAAGGCAAAACAGTTTATTGTGATATAGAGGCTATAGAAAATGATGTAGTTGGTTTAAGTTGtccttataattttattacaacTCCTGAAAACTGTTTTGAATATGTACAAATTGAAGGAACAGATAAAGAACTTGAAACACATAAATTAGATAATCTATTATATGgtgttaaaatatttaaaaatgaaatgtataaacataattatactccaacatatattatattaccAAAAAGAATCAATAAATcgcataaaatattttgttcatgTAATTCGATAAATTCAATCCAAGTTGGGAtcatacaaataaatatcattGGTGAAGATTTAAATAACTGGtttaaaaaagaagttactcataatatatatgcatatcaAAGGCAacactatttttatgatttttCTTCTGGAGACCTGAGCATTACATCTGAAAATGAGAACCCAATTTTGATCCTTTCAGACAAAACATATGAATCAAGCAAGCAATCAGATGCAGCTGTAAATCTCGATACAAATGAATCACCACAATTGAACAGACTACGATTGAGCTCCCAAGAAGGTTCCGCATCtgttgaaaaatataaaagcaATGATCCCATTGGTCAAGAAGAATATGATGATGGTAATATTCTGAACCCACTTCgaacaaaaaaagtatatgaAATTACTGTAACCGCATCAGAATTCAGtactataaaaattgtatgcCCTTTAAGAAATAATGATCAATTCAAGCAATCCAAAATAAGTCCAGAAAACTTTTTTGAATATGTattagtaaaaaataaggaaATAGGAGCAAGAACAAATTTATCATTACTAAATTTAGAGCGCTTTGATAAAATGATTATCGAAAAATTTAAAGGAATCACCAAAAAAAGTAAGcttgaagaagaaaaaaacaaaaaaggaatatcAAACAAGGAGGATGATGATATTGATGAGGAAGAGGAGGAAGATGAAAAAACAAGCGACATTATTAAGGAAGAGATTAAAAAAGTAGAGTATGACAACTtgggaaataaaataattatttcaatTAAGTCCAAAAAACCCAAAGCAACTATTGAAGATGCAGAtaaagcatatataaatcaaaaaataaatgaaagtgaaaaatatattgtaaaaaatataaatgatgttatttcatatgttaattatatatcagaaataaatgaaaatacatattcaagtacaatatatttttcacctcttttattaaataaagcacaattttttataacttgTGATAATTCATTAACATTAAATCAAAGTAGGAGAGGTAAAACAGCTACGGTTAAAATTAATGTTCAACCAaattctttaaaaattatgggATGTGATTTTGTTGGAGCTTATTCTTCTTATTTTGTGTTTAGCAAAAAATGGGATCAATTACAATCGAATTATGTttgtgaaataaatatcgaAGATGATTCTATTGTTGGATTGGCTTGTCCtcataatacaaaaatgtaTCCTTCAGATTGTTTTGAAagtgttataaaaaataataaaatatataaaagaaatgcattaatagaatataaaaatacatttctttatcaaaaaaatggaaaacctacattatcttttatacaaataaaaaaggtttATTCAGATAGCTTTATTTGTAAatgttttgaaaataataatggaaatTATAAAGAAGTTACTatcaaattaatttataaatcatatatattaggaACTCCAAAAATGACTATAAATAAgccatttataaaatataaaaatatgaattttttgaattatctgattggaaaaaaattttaatttttataaacatagACAACcttttttgatttaatgTTGTTTTCGTTTTGCATAcatgtgttttttttttttatgtatattattgttataatattttattcactttttaatattagagcacatatatgcatatatttttttgtattatctgatttttttgtgattCTAATTTTCGACAAAATGAGTCTTTATATTGGTgctttaaatatttcagTCGGTTCTACATCTAGTTTTTTTCGTTTCGTTcagaaattattttattttgaccTATCCTTACTCATGCACACGTGTcttacatatttttcgtAACTTTCACTCTGTCTGCTTATTTCACAGTGATATTACACTAGTATAAGTTGCatctaatttatattaccaACTCTGATAGAACCCATAAATTTATGGAATCAATccatattttacataaacatttagcatatattttttgaaaagaatacatttttaacttatgataaattatgataGCCATAatggaaagaaaaaataagttgaaaaattttgtctttttctctataaaaatagggtctcattttgttttttatgatCCACTAATATATCGCAATAGATGCAtgtatataacaaaaattattttgcttccctttttttaattcaagATATATAGCTatacatgcatattattttacgaactttttcaaaataataaaataaacataagtgtctatacattatttatcTCATAATATATCCATAAAATAAGAAGCATcgtaaaaatgtaatttaaaaaatgtattaatttaattttttaacagttccaaactataaaaataacctAAGCACTtctcaattttttatataaaaaatatagacaagtgtaaaaaaaaaacgatgaATCGCACATTTGAGAAAAGATACACATGTGCAATGTAGttatatatgatttaataaaactggttttaaattattaattataaaatggaaaaataaataaaaagtgtaaataggaatttatatattttttctcccTTTGTCATTATCtatctatattttctcTACGTTTTTAAAtccaaaatttattaaataaaattcgcatacataaataaagcGCGATGctacaatatatttagtagacttctatttttatcatagcTTAGATAACTATCCATATAATGATGTAAACATGTGTGCACGatacaaaaaagaaacaaattCGAAACGTAAAATTCAAAGTAAAAACatacaaatgaaaataagaaTCTCTTCTTAAATGAGGAAGCCAATTTTAATAGtctgtttattttttttatatttttttttatatatattcgcaaaaaaaaatgacatAAATTATGGAGATATAATTATTGAAAAGCCATATTGCTCCTTcaaatttttagaaaaaaatattttagatGATAAGACAAAATGGTgtagtaatatttttaatatatggaaatgcaaaaatgttataaataaaaaaaaaaattataaaaatgcggaaagtatatttaaaataggtcgttataataatgatagtTCAAAATTCGTGAAAATACTTTCCAACAGATTTTATAGCCTTTTTTACGAATTTGTTTATGCAAAATCTATAAAATATCCATCTTATATCAATTCTATTTGGTTAGAATTGCATCTACCAAATGTGGGCAAACAAATAGATGAATGGAAAACGGaccacaaaaaaaatgggatCAATTTTTGTGAGGATCTGCATCTGAGTAATACACTTGGGGATGACTATTACAGTTTTAGAAAAATGCGAAGATTAGATGAGTTTGGTGGTGGCACTGaagatgatgatgatgatgaagaagaagaagaagaagaagaagaagaaacaGTTGTAAGCCCAAGTCCAGATGCAGGCCCAATTGCAAGCCCAGATGAAGCTCCAGAATCAGAAGAAGAATTGGAAGAGATAGAGAACGATATAAACGTCGACCAAATAAATGACAAATTCGAGCTAACTATCGATAAAAGCGTATTTGAAGAAGGAAGGAAAGGAAATTTTACAGGAGACAATACAAACAATGATTATGTATGTGATTTTagaaaacatataaaagtaAGTGAATCTAAAGAAACAGAAAAGGTGTGCGAATTAAATATAGTAAAGCCAATAgcaaatataaacataatatgTCCAACAAAAGATTCAGGGCATGGcgaatttgaaaatataacatattttccTAAAAGGGCTccatatattgttttagtaaaaactaaaaatccagaaaatgaaagtaaaataaaatttaaagaaaaaaaaatatctgatttattatatggtACTATTATACCTAAAACAcataatggaaaaaaaaataattttaatcgAGGATCTATAAGATTTATATTACCTACAATTGTTGTTAAACCTAcaactttttatataatatgtgaTAATTCAAAATCCCAAAAAGATGCattaaaaggaaaaaaaggGATAGCAAAAATATCTGTTATGCCTTATGGGAGTATTGAAAAAGGATGTAACTACagtaaaaacaaaaatcaCTTGTTCGGAATAAATATCAATATTGAAgagaaagaaaaacaaatagaTGATACTGAAAATGTGATAGACAATAGTGGAAAAGGAAATATGccatgtttttttcaattaaaTGCAGGAGAAGCAGGaggtattatttttcctgaaaattataaatctAGTACATGCTTTGAAGAAGTAATAGAATATAATcctaataaaaaatgggatcgaaataaaaaagaaataaatgaattaataaatggtgctataatatataaaagtgatataaattataaatattttaatgctAAATATATTGGTATACCTACTAGCTATAGAAAATcgttgcatattttttgtacaATTACAACAACAGATAATAAATCTCATATGGTGTATCTAAGTATTAATCAAGAGATAAATATGTCTgcttttgatttatttgaatCTTTTATAcgattaaataaaatgacaGAAGTAGCTCAAAAAGTGGggcaaaaaaatgaatacatGTGTGATTTTACAAACAGATTAGATGCaacaaatgataataatgaaaatgttaagaaagttattatatgcagaaaaaaattaaaagaatttgatatatttagaTTAAAATGtgattttaataaaacaaaaaataaaaatattgaaatgATTCCAGGTTCAATAAAGGAAAAACACCATGTACTTAAGTTAGACTTAGATGTACAATTAttacttttaaaattgtatatgaAATTAAATTCGAGATTATATAGACATATACATGAATATCCACCTTTCCTAATTTTTCCGCTAAATATAATTAGCCAATTagaattgaaaaaaaatataatatttaaaaatcataaatatgaaaaatattttactgAAGCATCTAATAAAGATGGCTTATtagtaaatttattaacataCTTAAAATC
This portion of the Plasmodium chabaudi chabaudi strain AS genome assembly, chromosome: 3 genome encodes:
- a CDS encoding 6-cysteine protein P230p, putative — translated: MGKKKILFYFFIYGIFILVLVNYEYVNNFVKNTFQKTGSENVKKNEGPSYYEIEKEYISEPIKYGTSQNEKNSIRFLDIFPIIQKYVKTFYEFLIKDIQWDEWHKHREPNNDPYCMHDMKYVYQNNCILPYPKYYTMNDFKINTARKLSIREDTHELKPYVTRGQKNETVVNLHEYFVKEDEVKLKSPEIFITPKEQLHRVVIICSKPSIHYSHVITRPSTAMQDILDDNQEIISTDSSYPVIFYPEINNWGLDNKLSTGMVEFLIPPYSAKTNDLIITCANIDANDSYKFEDFVIIRIRVHKTYNKILGVSTDKNDKPYFEEIISDEKDTYEFEGYLEKVVGIKLEGYELDPPNCFKSVYEDDKRIYLEVEFHYSKCINLDRKNYKLRFFFLSQDFADYEYKFSCNIINIQTQKKKTITFGDGMGTSDYRLKIVDDDSQTIKYFNDIPYQICNFDYNLSTKGEIQICEKTINEFSLFMYNCEEIQDKQVVYGQEPANTIKYLNNVFHISNFTDLFFNTKDIDIPEINQQFKGFKFLMTSFINHGSYPLTIECGVTDGSTSYKKATILLHVRTDLKDRPVSFCDFRKGKLYNYLNAYTEGDSCKIIAKSNTSFGFRCPENTKKMPEKCFMEVYEKGYPNNANKMNTQNIITYSFENPEYALAGFNYTLTKPYQFECHCVDNETEKIVKTVLVKYVNEDEIYDYNDLPMVNHKSNIVHPYKTHLCDFATPDNILSPVTENPVNYVCNVFPKPLEYVALHCPTNLVDVENENEISKLSKEMHKEEIKAELRIRLRKRNIYSMLYHIPKNAPSYVIDKNMQSVSNIEDIIPGVIVSDQVIEQISKIEKNEHGIYDASITPNENDETNILFKKYVGKDNSISNGFFIFQLPPHIETNETLEFLCINSNTKKNLNIGNNGIMTVHVRKGGTKIDGCYFYKNVPQNSFLKESIKMGSNVECKFESDGSLEYFGIQCPAQNGLFLSPNNCFSQMYTESNELVNIKNVDPDFEVFSDNKGLSYLKISQTYLGYSKLTCYCNDKDIVSNIDGTPLTQQNKITIEFNISNKNNSGIQKTNYADVSNFLVGYEFLNKKATPIYRKKHICDFTKKSNSLEPVDEKDIIDSCYIHLEQNLNMVQVKCPKIIKNDDDIFDINTAIDTNLRSRSSHQNNLHLDNRNIEPEELEKYKNIEYIPENDEVMHLDKKEKLEDILPGVIILDKNKMFKEKGHFSFVTPLIVENLLILKIYCDNSKTIIDNKKGKKGITVIRVSQNTTKNKFYGCDFSGNPKKTFYYSHVYDLEKQNEFCEIELKEDIVVSLNCPTGKINPKNCFRNVYIKSNMDEETTENIENIFNEIKVIDADYFINNSSTFLIISKITKKEFDFYCTCENYKTQNVGTIYIKNYEYLGSKPKYKNKQVSYIDVVPYYLNDTYVCDFTENHYSILQRKNINIEEILKRYLQMVKKYEHEEYNHYNLNLKLKKEIMKKQYIEYLKQKIKEFEENPFNITKYVNQLISFRCNIDLNPFDKFVIKCPPKNRGNTDVNSQDYFDSTNTIIDGVKFENFTYRSNLGLNENKMVEKLNKVLFGSLLINKNKKSSFFEQGSLELIISPYSESSKNIVFSCEYLEKDESKRIMGTASIFIKKNDKKILGCHFIDKSFDVNSLEETNKHLTSMAYKNNSFVFEVDLIEGKTVYCDIEAIENDVVGLSCPYNFITTPENCFEYVQIEGTDKELETHKLDNLLYGVKIFKNEMYKHNYTPTYIILPKRINKSHKIFCSCNSINSIQVGIIQINIIGEDLNNWFKKEVTHNIYAYQRQHYFYDFSSGDLSITSENENPILILSDKTYESSKQSDAAVNLDTNESPQLNRLRLSSQEGSASVEKYKSNDPIGQEEYDDGNILNPLRTKKVYEITVTASEFSTIKIVCPLRNNDQFKQSKISPENFFEYVLVKNKEIGARTNLSLLNLERFDKMIIEKFKGITKKSKLEEEKNKKGISNKEDDDIDEEEEEDEKTSDIIKEEIKKVEYDNLGNKIIISIKSKKPKATIEDADKAYINQKINESEKYIVKNINDVISYVNYISEINENTYSSTIYFSPLLLNKAQFFITCDNSLTLNQSRRGKTATVKINVQPNSLKIMGCDFVGAYSSYFVFSKKWDQLQSNYVCEINIEDDSIVGLACPHNTKMYPSDCFESVIKNNKIYKRNALIEYKNTFLYQKNGKPTLSFIQIKKVYSDSFICKCFENNNGNYKEVTIKLIYKSYILGTPKMTINKPFIKYKNMNFLNYLIGKKF